In a single window of the Pseudomonas entomophila genome:
- a CDS encoding ABC transporter ATP-binding protein, translated as MSSPLLRIERLHWSPATGEPCLLDDVTLEVRPGEFVGLIGPNGSGKTSLLRCAYRFNRPQAGRVLLEGEDVWQRPPRWVAQRIAVMLQEFPEDFGLSVRDVVAMGRTPHLGWLDGDGDPAPIEAALRQLGLEDRAEQGFAHLSGGEKQRVLLARALAQQPRLLVLDEPTNHLDPRYQLALLQHLRGTGLGLLASFHDLNLAAAFCDRLYVIEQGRIKAGGTPAEVLTEQCLAEVFGTRALVDRHPLAHHPRITWISPA; from the coding sequence ATGTCTTCACCCCTCCTGCGCATCGAGCGCCTGCACTGGTCACCCGCTACCGGCGAGCCTTGCCTGCTCGACGATGTCACGCTCGAAGTGCGCCCCGGCGAGTTCGTTGGGTTGATCGGCCCCAACGGCAGCGGCAAGACCAGCCTGCTGCGCTGCGCCTACCGTTTCAACCGCCCACAGGCCGGGCGCGTGCTGCTCGAGGGTGAGGATGTCTGGCAACGCCCGCCGCGCTGGGTGGCCCAGCGCATCGCGGTGATGCTGCAGGAGTTTCCCGAAGACTTCGGCCTCAGCGTGCGCGACGTCGTCGCCATGGGCCGCACGCCGCACCTTGGCTGGCTCGACGGCGACGGCGACCCGGCGCCCATCGAGGCCGCCTTGCGCCAACTGGGCCTGGAAGACCGCGCCGAGCAAGGTTTCGCCCACCTGTCCGGTGGCGAAAAGCAGCGTGTGCTGCTGGCCCGGGCCCTGGCCCAGCAACCGCGCCTGCTGGTGCTCGACGAACCGACCAACCACCTCGACCCGCGCTACCAGTTGGCCCTGCTGCAGCACCTGCGCGGCACCGGCCTGGGCCTGTTGGCCAGCTTCCACGACCTGAACCTGGCCGCGGCCTTCTGCGACCGCCTGTACGTCATCGAGCAAGGCCGCATCAAAGCCGGCGGCACGCCCGCCGAGGTGCTGACCGAGCAGTGCCTGGCCGAAGTCTTCGGCACCCGCGCCCTGGTCGACCGCCACCCCCTGGCCCATCACCCGCGCATCACCTGGATCAGCCCCGCATGA
- a CDS encoding ABC transporter substrate-binding protein, giving the protein MKRSLLPLLAALPLVAAASDYPVNVRSCDRTVTFQQAPQRAVSHDINLTGMLLALGLRERMIGYSGISGWKTLAPSLSQALTGLPELAPRYPSVENLLDVDTDFLFAGWGYGMEVGGTLTPQRLASFGIPVYELSESCSRIMPRHPASLDDLYTDLDNLGRIFDVAPRAQALVTQLRGRIAKVAKTLANVHDRPKVFLYDSGEDRPTTSGSLGMPQALIAAAGGDNVMTDVQASWTEVSWESVVERDPDIIAIVDYGPTTWQQKRDFLLQLPALADVKAIRERRFVVLSYLQVTPSVDNADAIEQLAAALHPQLFAQARP; this is encoded by the coding sequence ATGAAGCGATCGTTACTCCCCCTGCTCGCCGCCTTGCCCCTCGTGGCGGCAGCCAGCGACTACCCCGTGAACGTACGCAGCTGCGACCGCACGGTGACCTTCCAGCAGGCACCGCAACGGGCGGTCAGCCACGACATCAACCTGACCGGCATGCTCCTGGCCCTCGGCCTGCGCGAGCGGATGATCGGCTACAGCGGCATCAGCGGCTGGAAAACCCTTGCCCCCTCCTTGAGCCAGGCATTGACGGGCCTGCCGGAACTGGCGCCACGCTACCCATCGGTGGAGAACCTGCTGGACGTGGACACCGACTTCCTGTTCGCCGGCTGGGGCTACGGCATGGAGGTCGGCGGGACGCTCACACCGCAGCGCCTGGCGTCGTTCGGTATCCCCGTCTACGAATTGAGCGAGTCTTGCTCGCGGATCATGCCCCGGCACCCGGCAAGCCTCGACGACCTCTACACCGACCTCGACAACCTCGGGCGCATCTTCGACGTGGCGCCACGGGCCCAGGCGCTGGTCACCCAGTTGCGCGGGCGTATCGCCAAGGTTGCCAAGACCCTCGCCAACGTCCACGACCGCCCCAAAGTGTTCCTCTACGACAGCGGCGAGGACCGCCCCACCACCTCCGGCAGCCTGGGCATGCCCCAGGCGCTGATCGCGGCGGCCGGCGGCGACAACGTGATGACCGACGTGCAAGCCAGCTGGACCGAAGTCAGTTGGGAAAGCGTCGTCGAACGCGACCCCGACATAATCGCGATCGTCGACTACGGGCCGACCACCTGGCAGCAGAAGCGCGATTTCCTGCTCCAGCTCCCGGCGCTGGCCGATGTGAAAGCCATTCGCGAACGTCGCTTCGTGGTGCTGTCCTACCTGCAGGTGACGCCCTCGGTGGACAACGCCGATGCCATCGAACAGCTGGCCGCTGCCCTGCACCCGCAACTGTTCGCGCAGGCGCGGCCGTGA
- a CDS encoding FecCD family ABC transporter permease, protein MPLRSPTAYRLLLVGLVAALLLSCLVSLGFGAAQVPLANVLDIVLKQVGLAEAGNFSRGQEQIVWQIRAPRVLLGALVGAGLAQVGAALQAVTRNPLADPHLLGVSSGAVLGAVLVVLFLGPFAGVLSLPLAAFLGALGCMLLVLGVASRRGRLDSERLLLAGVAVSFVVMALANLLLYTGDPHAASSVMFWMLGGLGLAQWSLLWLPALAVLAGFILLMSLARALNALMSGEQTAVSLGFDTRRVRAQVFVGTALLTGVLVSLSGAIGFVGLMLPHMARRLVGAEHRRLLPTCALLGALFMVWVDMGARTLIAPQDLPIGIATAAIGGLFFIALLRRRG, encoded by the coding sequence ATGCCGCTACGCAGCCCCACGGCCTACCGGCTGCTGCTCGTCGGGTTGGTGGCCGCCCTGCTGCTGTCCTGCCTGGTTTCGCTCGGTTTCGGCGCGGCCCAGGTGCCACTGGCCAACGTACTGGACATCGTTCTGAAGCAGGTAGGGCTTGCCGAGGCCGGCAACTTCAGCCGTGGCCAGGAGCAGATCGTCTGGCAGATCCGCGCGCCACGGGTGCTGCTCGGCGCGCTGGTGGGCGCCGGGTTGGCGCAGGTTGGGGCCGCATTGCAGGCCGTGACACGCAATCCACTGGCCGACCCGCATTTGCTGGGGGTCAGCTCCGGGGCCGTGCTGGGCGCCGTGCTGGTGGTGTTGTTCCTCGGGCCCTTCGCCGGCGTGCTGAGCCTGCCACTGGCGGCGTTCCTCGGCGCCCTGGGCTGCATGCTGCTGGTGCTGGGCGTGGCCAGCCGGCGCGGCCGCCTGGACAGCGAGCGGCTGCTGCTGGCCGGCGTGGCGGTGTCGTTCGTGGTGATGGCGCTGGCCAACCTGCTGCTCTACACCGGCGACCCCCACGCCGCCAGCTCGGTGATGTTCTGGATGCTGGGTGGCCTGGGCCTGGCGCAATGGTCGCTGCTGTGGCTGCCGGCCCTGGCCGTGCTCGCCGGATTCATCTTGCTGATGAGCCTGGCCCGGGCGCTCAATGCCCTGATGAGCGGCGAGCAGACCGCCGTGAGCCTGGGCTTCGACACCCGCCGCGTGCGCGCCCAGGTGTTCGTCGGCACGGCGCTGCTCACCGGGGTGCTGGTATCGCTGTCCGGCGCCATCGGCTTCGTCGGCCTGATGCTGCCGCACATGGCCCGGCGCCTGGTCGGCGCCGAACATCGCCGGCTACTGCCGACCTGCGCGTTGCTGGGGGCGCTGTTCATGGTCTGGGTCGACATGGGCGCGCGCACCCTGATCGCCCCCCAGGACCTGCCGATCGGCATCGCCACGGCGGCCATCGGCGGGTTGTTCTTCATCGCGCTGCTGCGCCGTCGCGGCTAG
- a CDS encoding ATP-binding response regulator — translation MKFEKNNELDQANLRIIVASCAISYVALLGFLPGRSLATYLPVLLYYAAFVVVSVGMRQAIKRWPGHYPARRIFGMLGDYTGTCFGLVVGGETALPLYAVMVWINLGNGMRFGSRYLAIATVLALGALVAVWWFTPYWQQQPFLLPMLLTTSTLIPFYAHLLLERTRKATALAEAATREKSRFLAQASHDLRQPIHSIGLFTACLREARLGDEERRLVDSIDRSLLNVSQLFRSILDLYTLDNGRVQPKFETFAVDGFLRELLRQNAEAARWAGVEMRQVASRHWTRADPGMLATMVQNVLSNSFKYAAGRPLLVGVRPCGEGLAIVICDQGRGIAEEHQGKVFEEFYRVREARDKDVEGVGLGLSIVQRLGRLMGMAVSLRSRPGHGTTVRLSGLPRAVAQMPKLAIDPALQAGLLTGLRVCLVEDDHNVLQATCALLQRWGCEVQAHDSAEGLASDCDVIVADYDLGPKATGIDCIDYLRAQRGWAVPALIMTGHDIDRLQAALQARGIAVLAKPVRPAELRAALRGLRGVAPEPSRDGAAAR, via the coding sequence ATGAAGTTCGAGAAGAACAACGAACTGGACCAGGCCAACCTGCGCATCATCGTCGCCTCGTGCGCGATCAGCTACGTGGCCCTGCTGGGCTTCCTGCCGGGCCGTTCGCTCGCCACCTACCTGCCGGTGCTGCTCTATTACGCCGCCTTCGTGGTGGTGTCGGTGGGCATGCGCCAGGCCATCAAGCGCTGGCCCGGGCACTATCCGGCGCGGCGGATCTTCGGCATGCTGGGCGACTACACCGGCACCTGTTTCGGCCTGGTGGTCGGCGGCGAGACCGCGTTGCCGCTGTACGCGGTGATGGTCTGGATCAACCTGGGCAACGGCATGCGCTTCGGCTCGCGCTACCTGGCCATCGCCACCGTGCTGGCCCTGGGCGCGCTGGTGGCGGTGTGGTGGTTCACGCCCTACTGGCAGCAGCAGCCGTTCCTGCTGCCCATGCTGCTGACCACCAGCACGCTGATCCCGTTCTACGCCCACCTGCTGCTGGAGCGCACGCGCAAGGCCACGGCCCTGGCCGAGGCCGCCACCCGCGAGAAATCCCGCTTCCTGGCCCAGGCCAGCCATGACCTGCGCCAGCCGATCCACTCCATCGGCCTGTTCACCGCCTGCCTGCGCGAGGCGCGCCTGGGCGATGAGGAGCGGCGCCTGGTGGACAGCATCGACCGTTCGCTGCTCAACGTCTCGCAACTGTTTCGCTCGATCCTCGACCTCTACACCCTGGACAACGGCCGGGTGCAACCGAAGTTCGAGACCTTCGCGGTGGATGGCTTCCTGCGCGAGCTGCTGCGCCAGAACGCCGAGGCGGCGCGCTGGGCGGGGGTGGAAATGCGCCAGGTGGCCAGCCGGCACTGGACCCGCGCCGACCCCGGGATGCTGGCGACCATGGTGCAGAACGTACTGTCCAACAGCTTCAAGTACGCCGCCGGCCGGCCGTTGCTGGTAGGGGTGCGGCCCTGTGGCGAGGGGCTGGCCATCGTCATCTGCGACCAGGGCCGGGGGATCGCCGAGGAGCACCAGGGCAAGGTGTTCGAGGAGTTCTACCGGGTGCGCGAGGCCCGCGACAAGGACGTCGAAGGCGTTGGCCTGGGGTTGTCCATCGTCCAGCGCCTGGGCCGCCTGATGGGGATGGCGGTGAGCTTGCGTTCACGGCCTGGCCACGGCACCACAGTGCGCCTCAGTGGTTTGCCCAGGGCTGTCGCGCAGATGCCGAAACTGGCCATCGACCCGGCCTTGCAGGCGGGGCTGCTCACCGGCTTGCGCGTGTGCCTGGTGGAGGATGACCACAATGTCCTGCAGGCCACCTGCGCGCTGTTGCAGCGCTGGGGCTGCGAGGTGCAGGCCCACGATTCGGCCGAGGGCCTGGCCAGCGACTGTGACGTGATCGTCGCCGACTACGACCTGGGGCCGAAGGCCACCGGCATCGACTGCATCGATTACCTGCGCGCCCAGCGCGGCTGGGCGGTGCCGGCGCTGATCATGACCGGGCACGATATCGACCGGCTGCAGGCGGCGTTGCAGGCGCGGGGGATCGCGGTGCTGGCCAAGCCGGTGCGCCCCGCCGAGCTGCGCGCAGCGCTGCGGGGGCTGCGTGGCGTGGCGCCAGAACCTAGCCGCGACGGCGCAGCAGCGCGATGA
- a CDS encoding LuxR C-terminal-related transcriptional regulator, producing MSCRIIVADDHPLFRDAMASTVRRLLPAAEVEQAGTLQDVLRLVAQGEAPDTLILDLRFPGLTCIARLAELRQQLPRTALVVLSMVDDPEVISEVMAAGADGFIGKSLTPEEIGAALLAVREGEVVVRYAPSGLLHQEGADSELEQLTHRQQDVLRLIAQGKTNKEIARELDISPFTVRIHVSSLLKTLNVPTRTAAAVKYSGN from the coding sequence GTGAGTTGCCGCATCATCGTGGCGGATGATCATCCGCTGTTCAGGGACGCCATGGCCAGCACCGTGCGGCGCCTGCTGCCCGCGGCCGAGGTCGAGCAGGCCGGCACCCTCCAGGACGTGCTCCGCCTCGTCGCCCAGGGCGAAGCGCCCGACACCCTGATCCTCGACCTGCGCTTTCCCGGCCTGACCTGCATCGCCCGGCTCGCCGAGTTGCGCCAGCAACTGCCGCGCACCGCGCTGGTGGTGCTCTCCATGGTCGACGATCCCGAGGTCATCAGCGAAGTCATGGCCGCCGGGGCCGACGGTTTCATCGGCAAGAGCCTCACGCCCGAGGAAATCGGCGCCGCCCTGCTCGCCGTGCGTGAAGGCGAGGTGGTGGTCCGGTATGCCCCGTCGGGCCTATTGCATCAGGAGGGGGCCGACAGCGAGCTGGAACAGCTGACCCACCGCCAGCAGGACGTGCTGCGCCTGATCGCCCAGGGCAAGACCAACAAAGAGATCGCCCGCGAGCTGGACATCTCGCCGTTTACCGTGCGCATCCACGTGTCGTCGCTGCTCAAGACCCTCAACGTGCCGACCCGCACAGCGGCGGCCGTGAAGTACTCGGGTAACTGA
- a CDS encoding RHS repeat-associated core domain-containing protein: MSAAPAVPAPSEREIQIAIAPLDTLLSEDLGAAAASVDHWLQEISYGLVDLQLLRQHAESIPAMANSLACIDALIDILELVENPDPDPLVWVSLGINLIGIVPYPPGLSRARTVLRPVLQLTRQTLRRRPGAHIGAVILEIIDGHLHANIRGALEHYVREALAQLPAMLSAAADTARLLFTSLAKTIDSAARGKLDAASSHRLARAQMAQVALYDSALETDAWRLALSALANATEGSLKDGYNSVARHFKGELDSLLGPLIRTLEDLAKVVPRRLEALGSAGMENSIAWLLTRLLDTVLANPRRPGMAVAIRPGVTHQARHVHPEGPTEVVRSQVRANKQPKPAKNGPCACTGFSIGHVLGDETLAHQDFSLSGPFPVNWTRVYNSRLAKLDDGSLGVRWITEFTTCLDVVDKGVVFHDSDGRSHDYPLPKVGKPHYDPIEYLSLVRTAEQQLVVLRGLDRRETYARQGDRFYLTHIQLRSGAGAMLHYEHQFNGRPVLSDINTYSDNDPEKVHLQLGTLLDDHGHIQGLWQVVDGTPLRQLCGYHYDAQGDLIAAQDEHGAAWHYQYQHHLVTRYTDRTGRGINLEWDGSGPQAKAIHEWADDGSFETRLAWDPNIRLTYVTDAHGQETWHYYDALGYTYRLIHPDGREEWLFRDERKNVIRHVHPDGSQDRYTYDERSNLLQHIRADHSTVHYAYDEHDQPIKLRDAEGGLWLRDYDERGNLVESVDPLGNKTEFAYTPAGLVKAIKDALGNEKTLAYNAAGQLLEYTDCSGKTSQWAYNALGQLTEFADAAGNTTAYEYQAGQLAKVTHPDKTEERFNYDAEGRLLAHVDALDRCTTWSYTAAGMLAERVDANEHTLRYRWDKLGRLIGLENENTSKATFLYDPVGRLLQETGFDGLVTRYQYDPYSGRLASTQVGQRRIELTFDPMGRLSERTARLGNQSQSETFAYNGNGQLIQAVNAASKLQWFHDEAGNLTREHQYYLATGTPMVAVWQHEYDALNQRTATIRPDGHKVSWLTYGSGHLLGMTLDQHEMLAYERDDLHRETVRHQGNKLMQTQAWDPAGRLQEQLLGSHDGQSTLLKRQYRYDAAGQLTNIHDSRRGQLEYQYDPVGRLLKATSRLGVETFAFDPAGNLLDQKTQELNRPLEADPRRNKLMDNLLREYAGTHYRYDERGNLIHRLHNGAHAHFTWDLFDRLASYNDDKLKVDYSYDALGRRLHKHSVAHFWDRPEAGTGWNQLQRAKRQRELGCGFTLFGWDGDTLAWESSPPRDDGDTGRTVHYLYEPGSFVPVAQALRNSPIRLHKQPDWSQREYDFDQDPLWHTEVKPQAFDAIAWYHCDHLGTPMELTDEHGHIAWAGQYKAWGEVREERSTWAKQHGLSNPIRFQGQYHDHETGLHYNRHRYYEPIAGRFVSQDPIGLAGGLNFYLYAPNPIDWLDPLGLNRFKKGSWGPCNRGTGLTYTVYQQNIDWDMEHKGKTNLQRAMEGGAPYMMKNGVPQQLQLHHSRQQSVGPLFEVTTSTHRAAKGRGREALHPHGNKKNPEFPVDRDAFDIDRRQYWKDRAAEANKSRTGGCSI, from the coding sequence ATGTCTGCCGCACCCGCCGTTCCCGCGCCCAGCGAGCGCGAAATCCAGATCGCCATCGCCCCCCTCGACACCCTCCTCAGCGAAGACCTCGGCGCCGCCGCCGCTTCCGTCGACCACTGGCTGCAAGAAATCAGCTACGGCCTGGTCGATCTGCAACTGCTGCGCCAGCACGCCGAGAGCATCCCGGCCATGGCCAACTCCCTGGCCTGCATCGACGCGCTGATCGACATCCTCGAACTGGTCGAAAACCCCGACCCCGATCCGCTGGTGTGGGTCAGCCTGGGCATCAACCTGATCGGCATCGTCCCCTACCCACCCGGCCTGTCTCGCGCCCGCACCGTGCTGCGCCCGGTGCTGCAACTGACCCGCCAGACCCTGCGCCGCCGCCCCGGCGCGCACATCGGCGCGGTGATCCTGGAAATCATCGACGGCCACCTGCACGCCAATATCCGCGGTGCCCTGGAACACTACGTGCGCGAGGCCCTGGCCCAGTTGCCGGCGATGCTCAGTGCCGCTGCCGACACCGCACGCCTGTTGTTTACTTCCTTGGCCAAGACCATTGACTCTGCGGCCCGTGGCAAGCTGGATGCCGCCAGCAGCCACCGCCTGGCCCGCGCGCAGATGGCCCAGGTGGCGCTGTACGACTCGGCCCTGGAGACCGACGCCTGGCGCCTGGCCCTATCGGCCCTGGCCAACGCCACCGAGGGCAGCCTCAAGGACGGCTACAACAGCGTCGCCCGCCACTTCAAGGGCGAGCTGGACAGCCTGCTCGGGCCGTTGATCCGCACCCTCGAAGACCTGGCCAAGGTCGTGCCCCGCCGCCTCGAGGCCCTGGGCAGCGCGGGTATGGAAAACAGCATCGCCTGGCTGCTGACCCGCCTGCTCGACACCGTGCTGGCCAACCCGCGCCGCCCGGGCATGGCCGTCGCCATCCGCCCCGGCGTCACCCACCAGGCCCGGCATGTCCACCCCGAAGGGCCGACCGAGGTGGTGCGCAGCCAGGTCCGCGCCAACAAGCAGCCCAAGCCTGCGAAGAACGGGCCGTGTGCCTGCACCGGCTTCAGCATCGGCCATGTGCTCGGTGACGAGACGCTGGCCCATCAGGATTTCAGTCTGTCCGGGCCGTTCCCGGTCAACTGGACGCGGGTGTACAACTCGCGGCTGGCCAAGCTGGACGACGGCAGCCTCGGCGTCCGCTGGATCACCGAGTTCACCACCTGCCTCGATGTCGTGGACAAGGGCGTGGTGTTCCACGACAGCGACGGCCGCAGCCACGACTACCCGCTGCCCAAGGTCGGCAAGCCGCACTACGATCCGATCGAGTACCTCAGCCTGGTACGCACCGCCGAGCAGCAACTGGTGGTGCTACGTGGCCTGGACCGCCGCGAAACCTATGCCCGCCAGGGTGACCGCTTCTACCTGACGCACATCCAGCTGCGCAGTGGCGCCGGGGCAATGCTGCACTACGAGCACCAATTCAACGGCCGCCCGGTGCTGTCAGACATCAACACCTACTCCGACAACGACCCCGAAAAAGTCCACCTGCAACTGGGCACCCTGCTCGACGACCATGGGCATATCCAGGGCCTGTGGCAGGTGGTCGACGGCACGCCGCTGCGCCAGCTGTGCGGCTACCACTACGACGCTCAAGGCGACCTGATCGCCGCCCAGGACGAGCACGGCGCCGCCTGGCACTACCAGTACCAGCATCACTTGGTGACCCGCTACACCGACCGCACCGGGCGCGGCATCAACCTGGAATGGGACGGCAGCGGCCCACAGGCCAAGGCCATCCACGAGTGGGCCGACGACGGCAGCTTCGAGACCCGCTTGGCCTGGGACCCGAACATCCGCCTGACCTATGTCACCGACGCCCACGGCCAGGAAACCTGGCACTACTACGACGCCCTCGGCTACACCTACCGCCTGATCCACCCGGACGGCCGCGAGGAGTGGCTATTCCGCGATGAACGCAAGAACGTCATCCGCCACGTCCACCCCGACGGCAGCCAGGACCGCTACACCTACGATGAACGCAGCAACCTGTTGCAGCACATCCGCGCCGACCACAGCACGGTGCACTACGCCTACGACGAGCACGACCAGCCGATCAAGCTGCGCGATGCCGAGGGGGGCTTGTGGCTACGCGACTATGACGAGCGCGGCAACCTGGTCGAGAGCGTCGATCCGCTGGGCAACAAGACCGAGTTCGCCTATACCCCGGCCGGGCTGGTCAAGGCGATCAAGGATGCGCTGGGCAACGAGAAGACACTGGCCTACAACGCTGCCGGGCAGTTGCTTGAGTACACCGACTGCTCGGGCAAGACCAGCCAGTGGGCGTACAACGCCCTCGGCCAGCTGACCGAATTCGCCGATGCAGCGGGTAACACAACCGCCTACGAGTACCAGGCCGGGCAACTGGCCAAGGTCACCCATCCCGACAAGACCGAGGAACGCTTCAACTACGACGCCGAAGGTCGCCTGCTGGCCCACGTCGACGCGCTCGACCGCTGCACCACCTGGTCCTATACCGCTGCCGGTATGCTCGCTGAGCGCGTCGACGCCAACGAGCACACCTTGCGTTATCGCTGGGACAAGCTCGGCCGCTTGATCGGGCTGGAAAACGAGAACACCAGCAAGGCCACCTTCCTCTACGACCCGGTCGGCCGGCTGCTGCAAGAAACCGGCTTCGATGGCCTGGTCACCCGTTACCAGTACGACCCGTACAGCGGTCGGTTGGCGAGCACCCAGGTTGGCCAGCGCCGTATCGAGCTGACCTTCGACCCCATGGGCCGCTTGAGTGAACGCACGGCCCGCCTGGGCAACCAGAGCCAGAGCGAAACCTTTGCCTACAACGGCAACGGCCAGTTGATCCAGGCCGTCAACGCCGCCAGCAAGTTGCAATGGTTCCACGACGAAGCGGGCAACCTGACCCGCGAGCATCAGTATTACTTGGCCACCGGCACGCCGATGGTCGCGGTGTGGCAGCACGAGTACGACGCGCTCAACCAGCGCACCGCGACGATCCGTCCGGACGGCCACAAGGTCAGCTGGCTGACCTACGGCAGCGGCCACCTGCTCGGCATGACCCTCGACCAGCACGAAATGCTGGCTTACGAGCGCGACGACCTGCACCGCGAAACCGTGCGGCATCAGGGCAATAAGCTGATGCAGACCCAGGCCTGGGACCCGGCCGGGCGCTTGCAGGAACAGTTGTTGGGCAGCCACGACGGCCAGTCCACGCTGCTCAAGCGTCAGTACCGCTATGACGCCGCCGGCCAGCTGACCAATATCCACGACAGCCGTCGTGGGCAGCTGGAGTACCAGTACGATCCGGTCGGTCGCCTGCTCAAGGCCACCAGCCGCCTGGGTGTGGAAACCTTTGCCTTCGACCCGGCCGGTAACCTGCTGGACCAGAAAACCCAGGAACTGAACCGCCCGCTGGAAGCCGATCCACGGCGTAACAAGCTGATGGACAACCTGCTGCGCGAGTACGCGGGTACTCATTACCGCTACGACGAACGCGGAAATTTGATCCACCGCCTGCACAACGGCGCCCACGCGCACTTCACCTGGGACCTGTTCGACCGGCTGGCCTCTTACAACGACGATAAGCTCAAGGTCGACTACAGCTACGACGCCCTGGGCCGGCGTCTGCACAAGCATTCGGTGGCGCACTTCTGGGACCGCCCCGAGGCGGGCACCGGCTGGAACCAGCTGCAACGGGCCAAGCGCCAACGCGAACTCGGCTGTGGCTTCACCCTGTTTGGCTGGGACGGCGACACCTTGGCCTGGGAGAGCTCACCGCCACGGGATGACGGCGACACTGGCCGCACCGTGCATTACCTGTACGAACCGGGCAGCTTCGTGCCGGTGGCCCAGGCTCTGCGCAACAGCCCGATCCGCCTGCATAAGCAACCGGATTGGAGCCAACGCGAATACGACTTCGATCAGGATCCGTTGTGGCACACCGAGGTGAAGCCACAAGCGTTCGACGCGATTGCCTGGTACCACTGCGACCACCTCGGCACGCCGATGGAGCTGACCGATGAGCACGGCCACATCGCTTGGGCAGGGCAGTACAAGGCGTGGGGTGAAGTGAGGGAGGAGCGCTCGACGTGGGCCAAACAGCACGGCCTGAGCAACCCGATTCGCTTCCAGGGTCAGTACCACGACCATGAAACGGGGCTACATTACAACCGGCACCGGTACTACGAACCCATTGCTGGACGGTTTGTTAGCCAAGACCCTATCGGTTTGGCTGGTGGGCTCAATTTTTATCTTTATGCGCCGAATCCGATAGACTGGCTCGACCCACTCGGCTTGAACCGCTTCAAAAAGGGAAGCTGGGGACCCTGTAACCGAGGCACAGGGCTTACCTACACTGTTTACCAGCAAAATATCGACTGGGATATGGAACACAAAGGTAAGACAAACTTACAACGGGCCATGGAAGGTGGCGCACCCTACATGATGAAGAATGGTGTGCCGCAACAGCTTCAGCTGCACCACTCCCGTCAACAGTCGGTCGGGCCACTGTTCGAGGTAACGACAAGCACACACAGAGCTGCAAAAGGTCGAGGCCGAGAAGCCTTGCACCCACACGGAAACAAGAAAAACCCAGAATTCCCTGTTGATCGTGATGCTTTTGACATTGACCGAAGACAGTACTGGAAAGATCGTGCGGCAGAAGCAAATAAATCGAGAACTGGAGGCTGCAGCATATGA
- a CDS encoding SMI1/KNR4 family protein: MIPLNVTKYLSGYKGDIARADQNRAASALQRLGVATDSEFGRFYLKYQGSFISPRPAAELLDIEGPDIPAIPDQTDYVWDRYEIPTNYLALSSDESEGMYLYEINDGAVYDLDISHLNEFISGKLPARWKSFNEFLTWYFEPSS; this comes from the coding sequence ATGATTCCACTGAATGTTACAAAGTACTTAAGCGGCTACAAGGGCGATATCGCCAGAGCGGATCAAAATAGAGCAGCATCGGCACTTCAACGCCTAGGAGTGGCGACAGACTCTGAATTCGGACGCTTCTACCTTAAGTATCAAGGCAGTTTTATAAGCCCCCGACCTGCCGCCGAACTCCTTGACATTGAAGGCCCAGACATCCCTGCAATCCCAGATCAAACTGACTATGTCTGGGACAGGTACGAGATACCGACAAACTACCTCGCACTATCTTCCGACGAAAGTGAGGGAATGTACTTGTACGAAATAAACGACGGCGCCGTTTACGATCTCGACATTTCGCACCTTAATGAGTTCATTAGTGGCAAACTCCCTGCTCGCTGGAAAAGCTTTAACGAGTTTTTAACCTGGTACTTCGAACCATCATCTTAA
- a CDS encoding Imm53 family immunity protein, whose translation MKDLIEKLQSWYCSQCNDVWEHSFGIEITNIDNPGWKIKITGANNKSNLTINVERSDADWIVINADDTAFQAYGGSLNLQELLEAAVKWLE comes from the coding sequence ATGAAAGACCTGATCGAAAAACTACAAAGCTGGTACTGCAGTCAATGCAATGATGTATGGGAACATTCATTCGGCATTGAAATCACCAACATTGATAACCCAGGCTGGAAAATCAAAATCACAGGCGCAAATAACAAAAGCAACCTAACTATCAACGTCGAAAGAAGCGACGCGGACTGGATAGTAATCAACGCAGACGACACAGCATTTCAAGCATATGGCGGCTCACTAAATCTACAAGAGCTTCTGGAGGCGGCTGTTAAATGGCTTGAGTGA
- a CDS encoding DUF6555 family protein encodes MPSPQLYVIEYLLHSQPRSFVIRLEHLDNAEAWHWASCDAGIGIIPKFGREKIRKMSRPMAERYGITEVRWRVSGSKPAGAL; translated from the coding sequence ATGCCAAGTCCCCAGCTGTACGTCATCGAATACCTGCTGCACAGCCAGCCACGCAGTTTCGTCATCCGCCTGGAGCACCTGGACAACGCCGAGGCCTGGCACTGGGCCAGTTGCGATGCGGGCATTGGCATCATCCCGAAGTTCGGGCGCGAGAAGATCAGGAAAATGAGCCGGCCGATGGCCGAGCGCTATGGCATTACCGAGGTGCGCTGGCGGGTGTCGGGCAGCAAGCCGGCAGGGGCGTTGTAA